A section of the Scleropages formosus chromosome 12, fSclFor1.1, whole genome shotgun sequence genome encodes:
- the LOC108928597 gene encoding collagen alpha-2(V) chain-like, with protein sequence MVSGVPSGTLVLVAAVVALGGLTGGQDTEYLDELSCKYKGQVYANKDVWKPEPCWTCACDAGAVICDEIACVEVTGCERVTIPPGECCPVCEGASEDHSANGRNGGRVYKGQKGEPGEVPLVTGIRGRPGPMGPPGSPGSRGERGSKGRPGPRGPPGYDGEPGVPGQPGEPGPAGHPTHPGGQLASHMAGGFDEKSGKAGPVGMVSGMRGEAGARGPPGPSGPSGPHGMQGPPGEVGEPGPMGSSGPRGPEGPPGKPGEDGEPGKAGNSGEPGFPGSPGARGFPGMPGLPGLKGHRGHQGPAGLKGESGAVGSKGEAGPTGQMGAPGPQGPRGMPGERGRIGPSGAPGMRGPPGNVGKPGPMGPLGLSGAPGFPGSPGMKGEAGPTGVRGPEGPQGQRGDTGQQGRPGPTGLQGAAGTDGGPGTKGPAGVPGPQGPVGLLGPPGPPGPQGSTGQPGIKGQAGDVGVPGFKGEAGPKGELGPPGPQGTIGPQGEEGKRGHRGDPGSVGPPGPPGERGAPGNRGFTGADGLPGPKGAQGDRGTPGSAGPKGTNGDPGRTGEPGLPGARGLTGAPGVQGAEGKLGPLGPPGEDGRPGPAGSTGTRGPPGPMGLPGPKGFSGDPGKTGEQGTPGSPGQRGPPGKDGEVGPAGPPGPAGVAGERGEQGPPGVNGFQGLPGPPGPPGEAGKPGDQGIPGEGGPVGPVGPRGERGTPGERGELGPPGLQGSKGIPGAPGSDGPKGSPGPTGAVGDVGPPGLQGMPGERGISGPSGPKGDRGSPGEKGSEGTPGSDGARGLPGPLGPPGPSGPRGEKGEPGPRGPSGPQGSRGSPGSRGEPGPTGAVGFAGPPGPDGQPGVKGEPGEPGQKGDAGSPGPQGLAGAHGPTGPFGVAGLKGGRGTQGAPGPTGFPGSPGRVGPPGSAGPVGQPGPIGPPGKEGPPGIRGDNGPPGRQGERGPPGPAGSPGDKGDPGEDGPPGPDGPPGPAGTTGQRGIVGLPGQRGERGMVGLPGPAGPPGKQGATGATGDKGPTGPVGAPGATGPRGDSGPDGPAGSDGPPGKDGVPGARGDRGDPGPEGLAGAQGAPGSLGPVGAPGGPGKRGETGSRGPVGPPGSAGKRGLVGPQGPRGDKGELGEHGERGQKGHRGFTGLQGLPGPPGTPGEQGAPGIVGPSGPRGPPGPVGPPGKEGYVGQPGPMGPPGTRGLSGDIGPEGPPGEPGPPGPPGSPGPPTAAMEDLFGSPQDYDAGPPPPPEFSEDEALPNNNSSDLLQADPEVQATLKALSGQIDSMRSPDGSKQHPARTCEDLRQCYPLKKSGEYWIDPNQGSPEDAIKVHCNMDTGETCISANPSSIPRKTWWTSSSAEQKHVWFGADMNGGVRFTYGNKDQAPSSVTVQMTFIRLLSKEASQTITYHCKNTVGYKNEKTGNLKKALIFKAANDLELKAEGNNRFRYTVIEDRCSEANGNWGKTIFEYRTQKTARLPIVDMAAIDVGGADQEFGIDIGPVCFA encoded by the exons TGGACGAGCTGAGCTGCAAGTACAAAGGGCAGGTCTACGCCAACAAGGACGTCTGGAAGCCGGAGCCGTGCTGGACGTGCGCGTGCGACGCCGGCGCCGTGATCTGTGACGAAATTGCGTGCGTGGAGGTGACGGGCTGCGAGAGGGTGACCATCCCCCCCGGAGAGTGCTGCCCCGTGTGCGAGGGTGCGAGCGAGGACCACAGCGCCAACGGGCGGAATG GGGGCCGAGTCTACAAG GGTCAGAAAGGTGAACCTGGAGAGGTGCCGCTG gtGACGGGCATCAGGGGTCGCCCCGGACCGATG GGGCCTCCTGGTTCCCCGGGATCCAGAGGAGAACGTGGCAGTAAAGGACGACCG GGTCCTAGAGGTCCCCCGGGCTACGACGGAGAGCCCGGAGTGCCAGGACAGCCAGGAGAGCCGGGCCCTGCCGGGCACCCCACACACCCAGGG GGTCAGCTGGCCTCTCACATGGCTGGAGGCTTCGACGAGAAGTCTGGGAAGGCCGGACCGGTCGGCATGGTATCCGGAATGAGG GGTGAAGCTGGAGCAAGAGGACCTCCTGGACCCTCCGGTCCATCT GGGCCCCATGGAATGCAGGGACCTCCTGGAGAAGTAGGAGAGCCAGGCCCCATG GGCTCCAGTGGTCCACGGGGGCCGGAGGGGCCACCTGGGAAGCCGGGTGAAGAT GGAGAACCAGGAAAAGCTGGAAACTCCGGAGAGCCCGGATTCCCCGGATCCCCG GGAGCAAGAGGCTTTCCAGGAATGCCTGGTCTGCCAGGATTGAAAGGTCACAGA GGACACCAAGGACCAGCAGGTTTAAAAGGGGAATCAGGTGCTGTTGGATCAAAG GGTGAAGCAGGACCCACGGGTCAGATGGGAGCTCCAGGTCCTCAG GGTCCAAGAGGGATGCCAGGCGAGCGAGGACGCATTGGGCCTTCCGGAGCACCG GGGATGCGTGGACCACCAGGAAATGTGGGCAAACCAGGTCCGATG GGTCCTCTGGGTCTCAGCGGCGCACCGGGATTCCCAGGAAGCCCAGGTATGAAG GGTGAAGCAGGTCCCACTGGAGTGCGGGGCCCCGAAGGCCCCCAGGGGCAGAGAGGTGACACAGGGCAACAGGGCAGACCCGGTCCCACTGGCCTGCAG GGAGCAGCTGGGACAGACGGAGGACCCGGAACCAAGGGTCCAGCA ggaGTGCCAGGTCCTCAGGGGCCTGTCGGTCTACTTGGACCCCCTGGTCCTCCAGGCCCTCAGGGAAGCACAGGGCAACCAGGAATCAAAGGTCAAGCG GGAGACGTCGGGGTCCCAGGTTTCAAAGGAGAAGCTGGACCCAAAGGAGAACTG GGACCCCCGGGCCCTCAAGGGACCATTGGACCCCAAGGCGAGGAAGGGAAGAGAGGCCATCGTGGTGATCCTGGGTCTGTGGGCCCTCCAGGTCCCCCTGGTGAGAGG GGCGCTCCAGGCAACAGGGGCTTCACTGGTGCAGATGGCCTTCCTGGACCCAAG GGTGCACAAGGAGACCGAGGAACACCTGGATCAGCTGGCCCAAAGGGCACTAACGGAGATCCTGGGCGCACGGGTGAACCAGGCCTTCCTGGTGCCAGG GGACTGACGGGAGCCCCAGGAGTCCAAGGTGCTGAAGGCAAGCTGGGACCACTG GGTCCACCAGGAGAAGATGGGCGACCAGGCCCTGCAGGATCCACTGGGACCAGAGGACCACCTGGACCAATGGGTTTGCCAGGACCGAAGGGATTCAGT GGAGACCCTGGGAAGACTGGTGAACAGGGAACTCCGGGCTCTCCAGGGCAAAGG GGTCCACCAGGAAAAGATGGTGAAGTCGGTCCAGCTGGTCCTCCTGGCCCTGCG GGTGTTGCCGGTGAAAGAGGAGAACAGGGGCCACCAGGGGTAAATGGCTTCCAG GGTTTGCCTGGACCCCCAGGCCCACCTGGAGAAGCAGGAAAGCCAGGTGATCAG GGAATTCCTGGGGAAGGTGGACCTGTCGGTCCAGTTGGCCCGAGG GGAGAGCGTGGCACTCCAGGTGAGAGAGGAGAACTTGGTCCTCCAGGACTCCAAGGATCCAAAGGCATCCCAGGAGCCCCTGGGTCAGATGGGCCAAAG GGAAGTCCAGGTCCAACTGGTGCAGTGGGTGACGTCGGTCCTCCTGGTCTTCAGGGAATGCCTGGAGAACGTGGTATCTCAGGACCCTCTGGGCCTAAGGGAGACAGG GGATCACCTGGTGAGAAAGGATCAGAGGGAACTCCAGGAAGCGATGGTGCACGG GGACTTCCTGGTCCACTTGGGCCCCCCGGACCAAGCGGACCCAGAGGGGAGAAG GGTGAACCTGGACCACGTGGTCCATCTGGACCCCAAGGATCCAGAGGAAGTCCT GGATCTCGTGGAGAACCGGGTCCCACTGGTGCTGTGGGATTTGCTGGGCCACCT GGCCCTGATGGTCAACCGGGGGTCAAAGGTGAACCAGGAGAACCAGGCCAGAAGGGCGATGCTGGATCTCCAGGCCCTCAAGGCTTAGCTGGTGCTCATGGGCCTACT GGTCCATTTGGGGTTGCTGGACTGAAGGGCGGTAGAGGAACCCAGGGAGCTCCA GGTCCAACTGGTTTCCCTGGGTCTCCAGGGAGAGTAGGCCCACCAGGTTCTGCT GGTCCAGTCGGACAACCAGGACCCATTGGACCTCCTGGGAAGGAAGGTCCTCCGGGTATTCGTGGTGACAATGGACCTCCTGGTCGTCAGGGAGAGCGAGGTCCCCCAGGCCCCGCAGGCAGCCCAGGAGACAAAGGAGATCCGGGAGAAGATGGGCCACCG GGACCTGATGGCCCACCAGGTCCAGCTGGAACCACAGGACAGAGAGGCATCGTAGGTCTTCCTGGTCAGAGGGGAGAGCGTGGAATGGTTGGACTTCCAGGTCCAGCA GGTCCTCCAGGAAAGCAAGGTGCCACAGGAGCCACTGGTGATAAGGGCCCTACGGGACCTGTTGGAGCGCCTGGTGCAACTGGACCTCGAGGAGACTCTGGTCCAGAT GGACCTGCTGGCTCTGACGGACCACCGGGAAAAGATGGAGTACCAGGCGCCAGG GGAGACCGTGGGGACCCAGGCCCTGAGGGTCTGGCTGGTGCCCAGGGGGCCCCAGGTTCTCTAGGTCCAGTTGGAGCACCAGGTGGCCCAGGGAAAAGAGGAGAGACA GGATCAAGAGGACCAGTAGGACCTCCTGGCTCAGCAGGAAAGCGAGGATTAGTA GGACCCCAGGGGCCAAGAGGAGACAAGGGAGAGCTTGGAGAGCATGGGGAGAGGGGACAGAAAGGTCACAGAGGTTTCACCGGTCTGCAAGGCTTACCTGGACCACCG GGCACCCCAGGTGAGCAGGGAGCTCCAGGGATCGTTGGACCCAGCGGCCCAAGA GGACCTCCTGGCCCTGTTGGACCCCCAGGAAAAGAGGGTTATGTTGGACAGCCAGGCCCAATGGGACCACCTGGAACCCGTGGCCTCAGTGGTGACATTGGACCAGAG GGACCTCCTGGAGAACCAGGGCCCCCAGGGCCTCCTGGGTCCCCTGGCCCCCCAACAGCAGCAATGGAGGACCTGTTTGGCAGTCCCCAGGATTATGACGCAGGTCCCCCGCCTCCTCCTGAGTTCAGCGAAGACGAAGCTCTTCCCAACAACAACTCGTCAGATCTCCTCCAGGCAGACCCCGAGGTACAGGCCACTCTGAAAGCCCTGAGCGGGCAGATCGACAGCATGCGCAGCCCTGACGGCAGCAAGCAGCACCCGGCCAGAACCTGTGAAGACCTGAggcagtgctacccactgaaAAAGAGTG GGGAGTACTGGATTGATCCCAACCAGGGGTCCCCGGAGGACGCCATCAAAGTGCACTGTAACATGGACACAGGGGAGACGTGCATTTCGGCAAACCCATCGAGCATTCCCCGGAAGACATGGTGGACTTCCAGCTCCGCAGAACAAAAACACGTCTGGTTCGGAGCCGACATGAACGGTGGAGTCCGC ttcacTTATGGAAACAAAGACCAGGCGCCCAGTTCTGTGACCGTTCAAATGACGTTCATCCGCCTGCTGTCCAAAGAGGCCTCTCAGACCATCACTTACCACTGTAAGAACACAGTGGGCTACAAGAACGAAAAAACCGGAAACCTGAAGAAAGCCCTCATCTTCAAGGCTGCCAATGACCTGGAGCTGAAGGCAGAGGGAAACAACCGCTTCCGATACACTGTCATCGAGGACAGATGCTCT GAGGCAAACGGTAACTGGGGGAAGACCATCTTTGAGTACAGGACTCAGAAAACGGCAAGACTGCCGATCGTGGACATGGCCGCCATTGACGTCGGTGGCGCGGACCAAGAGTTCGGCATTGACATTGGGCCGGTTTGCTTTGCGTAA
- the LOC108928670 gene encoding PTB domain-containing engulfment adapter protein 1-like isoform X2, which yields MNRAFTRKKDKSWMHTPEALAKHHITYNAKFLGSTEVDQPKGTEVVRDAVRKLKFQRHIKKSEGLKIPKVELQISIYGVKILDPKTKDVQHNCQLHRISFCADDKTDKRIFTFICKDLESNKHLCYVFDSEKCAEEITLTIGQAFDLAYRKFLESGGKDVETRKQIGSLQKRIQELESENSELKKQLHNLEEQLMISQVSPAGGVSVKAPPTDIFDMVPFSPGAVLTPVPANNGTSTAQLLARPAKSNAGKDLFGAEPFDPFICGASEFPPDIQSTLDEMQEGFKMGLTLEGTVFSLEPLDDRS from the exons ACAAGTCATGGATGCACACTCCAGAGGCCCTGGCGAAGCACCACATCACCTATAATGCCAAG TTCCTCGGCAGCACGGAGGTGGACCAGCCCAAGGGGACCGAAGTGGTTCGGGATGCGGTCCGGAAGCTCAAG TTTCAGAGGCACATCAAGAAATCAGAGGGTCTGAAGATCCCCAAAGTGGAGCTGCAGATTTCCATCTACGGGGTGAAGATATTAGATCCCAAAACAAAA GACGTGCAGCACAACTGCCAGCTGCACAGGATATCGTTCTGTGCCGATGACAAAACGGACAAGAGGATCTTCACGTTCATCTGCAAGGATCTGGAGTCCAACAAGCACCTGTGCTACGTGTTTGACAGTGAGAAATGT GCGGAGGAGATAACCCTCACCATCGGACAGGCCTTTGACCTCGCCTACAGGAAGTTCCTCGAGTCGGGGGGGAAGGATGTGGAGACCAGAAAGCAGATAGGAAGCTTGCAGAAGAGA ATTCAAGAATTAGAGTCAGAAAACTCTGAGCTGAAAAAGCAGCTGCACAATCTGGAGGAGCAGCTCATGATTTCCCAAGTGTCACCA GCAGGAGGCGTCTCGGTGAAAGCGCCCCCTACGGATATTTTCGACATGGTACCGTTCTCCCCGGGCGCGGTCCTCACTCCGGTACCGGCCAACAACGGCACATCGACCGCTCAGCTCCTGGCCAGACCTGCCAAGAGCA ATGCAGGAAAAGACCTGTTTGGAGCCGAACCCTTTGACCCGTTCATCTGCGGAGCGTCCGAATTCCCCCCGGACATCCAGTCCACGCTGGACGAGATGCAG GAGGGGTTCAAAATGGGATTGACCTTGGAGGGCACGGTCTTCTCTCTGGAACCTCTGGACGACCGCAGCTGA
- the LOC108928670 gene encoding PTB domain-containing engulfment adapter protein 1-like isoform X1, with protein sequence MNRAFTRKKDKSWMHTPEALAKHHITYNAKFLGSTEVDQPKGTEVVRDAVRKLKFQRHIKKSEGLKIPKVELQISIYGVKILDPKTKDVQHNCQLHRISFCADDKTDKRIFTFICKDLESNKHLCYVFDSEKCAEEITLTIGQAFDLAYRKFLESGGKDVETRKQIGSLQKRIQELESENSELKKQLHNLEEQLMISQVSPAGGVSVKAPPTDIFDMVPFSPGAVLTPVPANNGTSTAQLLARPAKSNAGKDLFGAEPFDPFICGASEFPPDIQSTLDEMQRQRWFVRSYCTLNPQRVSSSSERRACPCAHSGVSTAQSML encoded by the exons ACAAGTCATGGATGCACACTCCAGAGGCCCTGGCGAAGCACCACATCACCTATAATGCCAAG TTCCTCGGCAGCACGGAGGTGGACCAGCCCAAGGGGACCGAAGTGGTTCGGGATGCGGTCCGGAAGCTCAAG TTTCAGAGGCACATCAAGAAATCAGAGGGTCTGAAGATCCCCAAAGTGGAGCTGCAGATTTCCATCTACGGGGTGAAGATATTAGATCCCAAAACAAAA GACGTGCAGCACAACTGCCAGCTGCACAGGATATCGTTCTGTGCCGATGACAAAACGGACAAGAGGATCTTCACGTTCATCTGCAAGGATCTGGAGTCCAACAAGCACCTGTGCTACGTGTTTGACAGTGAGAAATGT GCGGAGGAGATAACCCTCACCATCGGACAGGCCTTTGACCTCGCCTACAGGAAGTTCCTCGAGTCGGGGGGGAAGGATGTGGAGACCAGAAAGCAGATAGGAAGCTTGCAGAAGAGA ATTCAAGAATTAGAGTCAGAAAACTCTGAGCTGAAAAAGCAGCTGCACAATCTGGAGGAGCAGCTCATGATTTCCCAAGTGTCACCA GCAGGAGGCGTCTCGGTGAAAGCGCCCCCTACGGATATTTTCGACATGGTACCGTTCTCCCCGGGCGCGGTCCTCACTCCGGTACCGGCCAACAACGGCACATCGACCGCTCAGCTCCTGGCCAGACCTGCCAAGAGCA ATGCAGGAAAAGACCTGTTTGGAGCCGAACCCTTTGACCCGTTCATCTGCGGAGCGTCCGAATTCCCCCCGGACATCCAGTCCACGCTGGACGAGATGCAG CGTCAGCGATGGTTCGTACGCTCTTATTGCACTCTGAATCCACAGCGTGTCTCGTCCTCGTCCGAGCGCCGCGCATGTCCTTGTGCTCATTCCGGTGTCTCCACGGCGCAAAGCATGCTGTAG
- the LOC108928670 gene encoding PTB domain-containing engulfment adapter protein 1-like isoform X3 translates to MNRAFTRKKDKSWMHTPEALAKHHITYNAKFLGSTEVDQPKGTEVVRDAVRKLKFQRHIKKSEGLKIPKVELQISIYGVKILDPKTKDVQHNCQLHRISFCADDKTDKRIFTFICKDLESNKHLCYVFDSEKCAEEITLTIGQAFDLAYRKFLESGGKDVETRKQIGSLQKRIQELESENSELKKQLHNLEEQLMISQVSPAGGVSVKAPPTDIFDMVPFSPGAVLTPVPANNGTSTAQLLARPAKSNAGKDLFGAEPFDPFICGASEFPPDIQSTLDEMQRQRWRGSKWD, encoded by the exons ACAAGTCATGGATGCACACTCCAGAGGCCCTGGCGAAGCACCACATCACCTATAATGCCAAG TTCCTCGGCAGCACGGAGGTGGACCAGCCCAAGGGGACCGAAGTGGTTCGGGATGCGGTCCGGAAGCTCAAG TTTCAGAGGCACATCAAGAAATCAGAGGGTCTGAAGATCCCCAAAGTGGAGCTGCAGATTTCCATCTACGGGGTGAAGATATTAGATCCCAAAACAAAA GACGTGCAGCACAACTGCCAGCTGCACAGGATATCGTTCTGTGCCGATGACAAAACGGACAAGAGGATCTTCACGTTCATCTGCAAGGATCTGGAGTCCAACAAGCACCTGTGCTACGTGTTTGACAGTGAGAAATGT GCGGAGGAGATAACCCTCACCATCGGACAGGCCTTTGACCTCGCCTACAGGAAGTTCCTCGAGTCGGGGGGGAAGGATGTGGAGACCAGAAAGCAGATAGGAAGCTTGCAGAAGAGA ATTCAAGAATTAGAGTCAGAAAACTCTGAGCTGAAAAAGCAGCTGCACAATCTGGAGGAGCAGCTCATGATTTCCCAAGTGTCACCA GCAGGAGGCGTCTCGGTGAAAGCGCCCCCTACGGATATTTTCGACATGGTACCGTTCTCCCCGGGCGCGGTCCTCACTCCGGTACCGGCCAACAACGGCACATCGACCGCTCAGCTCCTGGCCAGACCTGCCAAGAGCA ATGCAGGAAAAGACCTGTTTGGAGCCGAACCCTTTGACCCGTTCATCTGCGGAGCGTCCGAATTCCCCCCGGACATCCAGTCCACGCTGGACGAGATGCAG CGTCAGCGATG GAGGGGTTCAAAATGGGATTGA